One Hyla sarda isolate aHylSar1 chromosome 11, aHylSar1.hap1, whole genome shotgun sequence genomic window carries:
- the LOC130295703 gene encoding uncharacterized protein LOC130295703 translates to MPSGRQVLQREDLAGPTEDSSTAILFVFIVDYSTEQLYRRLINSSFLLLYCLLLIRAAFQKMPGCIVNGCKSRSVKGDHNIIMHSFPRERDRIMAWLLATDQEFPKIDELVDHIHLSKTNNYRLCSAHFKTTDYTFNPNTGKQRLTPFAVPSIFPTRDIQVQAAEAVEAEILNPQKRKRLDEDVASTNGLKPGEMCPTCRNIVPHVNPTETEPQASEITKKEAATIFDRNWGTGNQCIQVKPTTFSIKIQCRRLVRKKILRKKKSRQSLVFGNLPSEPLQGASVIFSTPKKNIGPTGSATLNSVPEFQESCRARHELLPATLLSKLTI, encoded by the exons aagactCATCTACAGCTATCTTATTTGTGTTTATTGTTGACTACTCTACAGAACAGCTATACAG aagactcATCAACAGCTCTTTTCTTTTGCTTTATTGTCTACTACTTATCAGAGCCGCTTTTCAg AAAATGCCGGGCTGCATTGTCAACGGTTGCAAGTCAAGGAGCGTAAAAGGCGACCATAATATCATCATGCATTCCTTCCCAAGAGAGAGGGATCGTATCATGGCATGGCTATTGGCTACAGATCAAGAGTTTCCCAAAATTGATGAACTGGTTGACCACATTCATCTCTCTAAAACGAACAATTATCGGCTCTGCTCAGCCCATTTTAAAACTACTGACTATACCTTTAATCCAAATACAGGAAAACAGAGGCTCACCCCCTTTGCCGTTCCTAGTATTTTCCCTACACGGGATATACAAGTTCAAGCTGCCGAGGCAGTTGAGGCTGAAATCCTGAATCCTCAAAAGAGGAAAAGATTGGATGAAGACGTAGCTTCAACCAATGGTTTAAAGCCAGGGGAAATGTGCCCAACCTGCCGAAATATTGTACCTCATGTTAACCCAACTGAAACGGAGCCACAAGCCTCAGAGATAACGAAAAAGGAAGCAGCAACTATATTTGACAGGAATTGGGGAACCGGAAATCAGTGTATACAAGTAAAACCTACAACTTTCTCTATAAAAATACAATGCAGAAGACTGGTTAGAaaaaaaatcttgagaaaaaaaaaatcaagacaaaGCTTGGTATTTGGAAACCTGCCTTCGGAGCCATTGCAAGGTGCCAGTGTAATATTTTCGACTCCGAAAAAAAATATAGGACCAACTGGATCAGCAACTCTTAACAGTGTACCTGAGTTTCAAGAAAGTTGTAGAGCTAGACACGAACTACTACCTGCCACGCTTTTATCCAAATTGACAATTTGA